A DNA window from Camelina sativa cultivar DH55 chromosome 17, Cs, whole genome shotgun sequence contains the following coding sequences:
- the LOC104758137 gene encoding protein PLASTID MOVEMENT IMPAIRED 2-like, which yields MADKTMKTREMESQRSSTITISRFEYEYLSGQACHAKEAAEKKVEAAMAWVEALKASTNAILLRTESLKRVSGKTMVEEERASFRMHRSLLIKRLVQNEIQKFKQKLEDYGVIRSPKPIRKSLQSHKENSGDKGLINSPRPVRKSVRLSGKFTPVQGGKSRRYSSWNRATPTFFVIKKKKKVPSLVKNLSRKRRKSSLEQ from the coding sequence ATGGCAGATAAGACAATGAAAACTCGGGAAATGGAATCTCAGAGAAGTTCAACCATTACAATCTCAAGATTTGAGTACGAGTATTTGAGTGGACAAGCTTGTCACGCGAAAGAAGCTGCAGAGAAGAAAGTGGAAGCTGCAATGGCGTGGGTTGAAGCACTCAAGGCTAGCACTAACGCGATTTTGTTAAGGACGGAATCTTTAAAGAGAGTGAGTGGGAAAACAATGGTGGAAGAAGAAAGGGCATCGTTCAGGATGCATAGGTCGCTATTGATAAAGAGACTGGTCCAAAATGAGATTCAAAAGTTCAAGCAGAAGTTAGAAGACTATGGCGTGATCAGGTCTCCTAAACCTATAAGAAAATCGCTTCAAAGTCACAAAGAGAACTCAGGAGACAAAGGCTTGATCAACTCTCCTAGACCGGTAAGAAAATCGGTAAGGCTGAGCGGGAAGTTCACACCGGTTCAGGGAGGGAAGTCGAGAAGATACTCATCATGGAACAGAGCGACTCCAACGTTCTTtgtaatcaagaagaagaagaaagttccAAGCTTGGTTAAAAATTTGAGCAGGAAAAGGCGTAAGTCCTCTTTAGAACAATGA
- the LOC104758138 gene encoding uncharacterized protein LOC104758138, with amino-acid sequence MESSMNNAFIMSKHETTAFSGDQTPEESSWTMYFEDFFEASSSIVHAGDCRSSSISDAASFVVTKKTLHVSKQEGSNYSINIKRTRNREIPFGRHHDLEDTASSPSHSPNVIVSLSLILSTNI; translated from the coding sequence ATGGAGAGTTCAATGAACAATGCTTTCATTATGAGCAAACATGAAACAACGGCGTTTTCAGGCGACCAAACTCCGGAGGAAAGCAGCTGGACTATGTACTTTGAGGATTTCTTCGAGGCTTCTTCAAGCATAGTGCACGCCGGAGATTGCAGATCTTCCTCCATCTCCGACGCAGCGTCGTTTGTCGTCACTAAGAAGACTCTCCACGTGTCTAAGCAAGAAGGGTCTAATTATTCCATAAACATCAAGAGGACAAGAAATAGAGAGATTCCTTTTGGTCGTCATCATGATCTTGAAGACACtgcctcttctccttctcataGCCCTAACGtcattgtctctctctc